The following DNA comes from Halorhabdus tiamatea SARL4B.
GGACGTCCGGGCAGCCAGGGAGGCGGTCGGGACGGCCGCGGCGGTCGACGTCGAGCTTCCGGATTCGGTCCGGATCTTCGACCGCCATCACTGGATCGAGGCCAACGTCGGGACGTTCGAGCGCGTGATGGGGCCGGTCGAGACCCGCACGGACACGATTCCGGGGATCGCTCGCACGCTGAACACCGGGACGATGGCCGTGACGCTCGGCTTCCTCGGCCGGAACGTCCTCGGCCAGTACGATCCCGTCTTGCTCGCAGAGGATCCCCACGAGCTGTACTTCGTCCATCCGAACATCGTCGCCGTCGCCGACGAACTCGGCGTCCCCCTGGCGCGGTTCCGGCGCTGGATCGCCTTTCACGAGGTGACCCACGCCGCGGAGTTCGGTGCCGCCCCCTGGTTGCCCGAGTACCTCGAATCGAGGCTGGAGGGGGCCGTCGCCAACCTCGCCGACGGAACACTGGATCAGGAGGCCTTCCGGGACCTCGACGCCGCGATGACCGCAGTCGAGGGGTACGCCGAACTCCTGATGGACGAAGCCTTCGACCGTCCGTACGCGGACCTCCGGGACGCCCTCGATCGCCGACGACAGAATCGCGGCCCGATCGCCGACGCGATCGGTCGGTTGCTCGGCCTGGGACTGAAACGCCGCCAGTACGAGCGTGGAAAGGCCTTCTTCGAGGCCGTCGCCGCTGAGCGGGGGATCGAGGGGGCCGGCGCTGTCTGGGAAGCGCCGACGAACCTCCCCACCGGCGACGAACTCGACACGCCGACGGAGTGGCTCGATCGGGTCGATCCGTAAGGCGATGACCGGCGGGGCGACCACTCAATAGAGGTCCTCGCCGATCCCGCCCGCGCGGTCGCCGCCGACGGCGCGCCAGTCCGGGTCACGGTCGTTCTCGACGACGCCCCCCAGAATGTCCTGCCAGTCTCGAACGCGCATACCGTTCGTTGGATCGGAGTCAGAAGCAACGTGACGATCTGAACCGTCCGAACGCGCTCGTGAACCGCCCGCAACGACACAGGTCGAGAGACGTCGACCTCAAAACGAGATTCCCATCGCGCGAAGTTTCTGTTGGCCGGCGTCGGTCGCCTCCTCGGGCGACCACGGCGGGTCCCAGGTCGGATTGACCTGGACTTTCTCGACACCGTCGACGCCCGCGATGGTGTCGGTGACTTTCTCGAAGATCTGATCGGCGATCGGACACCCCATGCTGGTGAGCGTCATCTCGACTTCGACGTGTCCGTCGTCGATCGAGACGTCATAGACCAACCCCAGGTCGACGACGTTGACCGGGATCTCCGGATCGTAGACGTCGCGCAATGCGTCTCTGACGTCCGCTTCGGTGACCATCTCGAAGACCCTAGGCGACTATCGCCGAAAAATATTGCGACAACGAAACCCGCCAGAAGACGTCGATCTCGCCCGGGGAAATATCGCCTCGAAGATCCGAGACCAGCCACCCAGTGACGCGACAGAGAACAACCGACCCGTCGTCACTGCATCGAGGCGAGCTTGCCGATGTGGACGAGACTCAACAGGTGATCGTCGATGGTGAGGTCGCCGTCGGCGGACCGCTCCTCGAGCCCGAGCAGGTAGTCCTCGAGGTCGTCGCCGACCGCCTCGGTGATCCACTCGACCTCGACGTAGTAGTCGATGGCCTCGTTCGCGCCCCGAAAGCCAGCCTTCTCGAGGAGATACGACAGCCACTCGAAGACGATGAGTTCGCCCGCGTACGTCTCTGGCAGTCCCTCGAGGTACGGTTTCTCGGGGTCGCCACCGGCCATGCTTTCGAGGGGCAACAACTGGCGATACAGCTGTGAACGGTACGCGTCGTCACCGAGGACGTCACCGCTCAGGCCCCCAGCGTCGAAGTCAGGGGCCGACGGCGAGTCCTCGTCGTCCTCGTCACCGACTGGAATCGTGGCTCCGCCGCGTTCACGGGCCATCTTCCGGAGTTCGTCGAGGTCGTAATCCCGGGGGTTGATCGACATAGGTTCTGATACTCCTACGTTCACACTACTCTATGTTAAATCTTGCAGTGCGGTCGGACACACGTCAGACGGCCCGAGCGCCCACAGAACCGACGACAGCACGAGCTGAGAACCAGGCGACAGCGCTGCCGCTGATTTCAGCATTTGATACCCGCGAGCGTATTTTTATTAGCTGTCGAACCCGACCGTATGGCAACTGACGATGAGCAGCGACACAGCGGCCCGGCCGGCCACCCTTTGCGTCACCAACGCGAAAGGCGGGACGGGCAAGACGACGATCGCGATCAACGTCGCCGGGGCACTCAACGAGCGGGGCCAGGACGTCCTGTTCGTGGACATGGATCCCCAGGGCAACGCCACCGAAGGACTCGGACTCCTCGACGCCTACGACGCCGAGCCGCCGACCCTGTTCGACGTCCTGACCGACCGCGACCAGCGGGGCGCGATCGACGACCTGATCGTCTCCCACGAGGAGATGGATATCGTCCCGAGCAGCGTCGACCTCCTGCAGGCCGAACACGAACTCACGATCGCCGACCTCATGGCGTGGGCGAAAACTGATCCCAGCGTCGATATCGATCCGGCAGCACTCTCGTCGCTCGCGATCAACGTCACGCCAGAGACCGTTACCGGCGATCACGCCATGGACTTGCTCGATCGGGCGCTTGCGGAACTCGAGGGTGAGTACGACGTCGTCATCATCGATTCACCACCCTTCTACGGGAAACTGACCGACACAGCGATTTACGCGGCCAGAAGCGTCCTCGTGCCGGCCCTGACCGAGGCGAGTTCCGAGCGAGCCATCGAGTTGCTCGTCGACCAGATCGCCGCACTAGAGTCACAGGTCGACATCGAAGTGGATACGGTCGGCGTCGTCGCCAACCGCGTCGAGCAGACCAACGAGGACGCGGCCATGCTCGAGTGGCTTGGGACGGTCTTCGACGAGTATCCGGTCTGGGAAGTCCGCAAGCGGGTCGCCCTCCAGCGAGCCTTCTCGGCCGGCACATCTATTTTCGCCGCCGAGCAACCAGTAGACATGGAATCGGTCTTTCTCGACATCGCCGAAGAAATCGAAACGCAGTTCGGCGTCCAACACACCGAGGTGACAGCATGAGCGACGACGAGCGAATGGACAGAGCCGAACGCATCAGACAACTCCGCCAGGGTCGTCGTGGCGGAGAGTCCGAGGACGGGCCCGACGACGCGAACCGGTCGTCGTCCACGGAGCAGGCCGACGACGGGACCGCCAAAGCGGTCGACGGCGAACAGCCGGAACCAGACTCGACAACAAACGACGAGGAATCGTCAGCCGACGAAACCGACCCCGAAGCGTCGGCCACTGCGAGCGACGGAACCGACGGCGCGACGCCCAAAGCGTCGACGCCTGAGGACGACGTATCGACGGATACCGGAGACGAGAGCGAGGGAAGCGCCCTGAGCGACGGTGACGATACCGAGACAGCCGAAGGCAGCGACGGCGAACCGCGCGAGGACGACGAGGCACTCTCAGCGGCCCAGGCAGCGGCTCAGGCGGCCGCCGAATTCGAGGGAGAGAACGTCGCCGAGATAGATTCGGGCGAGAACGGC
Coding sequences within:
- a CDS encoding zinc-dependent metalloprotease, whose product is MNLFDGVQAITNASGTGPIDWDAAAEAATAATDPGSLTLSAEEREAYAADVRAAREAVGTAAAVDVELPDSVRIFDRHHWIEANVGTFERVMGPVETRTDTIPGIARTLNTGTMAVTLGFLGRNVLGQYDPVLLAEDPHELYFVHPNIVAVADELGVPLARFRRWIAFHEVTHAAEFGAAPWLPEYLESRLEGAVANLADGTLDQEAFRDLDAAMTAVEGYAELLMDEAFDRPYADLRDALDRRRQNRGPIADAIGRLLGLGLKRRQYERGKAFFEAVAAERGIEGAGAVWEAPTNLPTGDELDTPTEWLDRVDP
- a CDS encoding metal-sulfur cluster assembly factor, producing the protein MVTEADVRDALRDVYDPEIPVNVVDLGLVYDVSIDDGHVEVEMTLTSMGCPIADQIFEKVTDTIAGVDGVEKVQVNPTWDPPWSPEEATDAGQQKLRAMGISF
- a CDS encoding FlaD/FlaE family flagellar protein, encoding MSINPRDYDLDELRKMARERGGATIPVGDEDDEDSPSAPDFDAGGLSGDVLGDDAYRSQLYRQLLPLESMAGGDPEKPYLEGLPETYAGELIVFEWLSYLLEKAGFRGANEAIDYYVEVEWITEAVGDDLEDYLLGLEERSADGDLTIDDHLLSLVHIGKLASMQ
- a CDS encoding ParA family protein; amino-acid sequence: MSSDTAARPATLCVTNAKGGTGKTTIAINVAGALNERGQDVLFVDMDPQGNATEGLGLLDAYDAEPPTLFDVLTDRDQRGAIDDLIVSHEEMDIVPSSVDLLQAEHELTIADLMAWAKTDPSVDIDPAALSSLAINVTPETVTGDHAMDLLDRALAELEGEYDVVIIDSPPFYGKLTDTAIYAARSVLVPALTEASSERAIELLVDQIAALESQVDIEVDTVGVVANRVEQTNEDAAMLEWLGTVFDEYPVWEVRKRVALQRAFSAGTSIFAAEQPVDMESVFLDIAEEIETQFGVQHTEVTA